In Lonchura striata isolate bLonStr1 chromosome 14, bLonStr1.mat, whole genome shotgun sequence, one genomic interval encodes:
- the PGK1 gene encoding phosphoglycerate kinase 1 yields MSLSNKLTLDKVDVKGKRVVMRVDFNVPMKDHKITNNQRIKAAVPTIKHCLDHGAKSVVLMSHLGRPDGVPMPDKFSLAPVAVELKALLGREVLFLKDCVGAEVENACANPAAGSVILLENLRFHVEEEGKGKDASGNKIKAEPAKVEAFRASLSKLGDVYINDAFGTAHRAHSSMVGVNLPQKAAGFLMKKELDYFAKALESPERPFLAILGGAKVQDKIQLINNMLDKVNEMIIGGGMAFTFLKVLNNMEIGNSLFDEEGSKIVKDLMAKAEKNGVKITLPVDFVTADKFDENAQTGEATVASGIPAGWMGLDCGPESVKKFVEVVGRAKQIVWNGPVGVFEWDKFSKGTKALMDKVVEVTGKGCITIIGGGDTATCCAKWNTEDKVSHVSTGGGASLELLEGKVLPGVDALSNV; encoded by the exons ATGTCTCTCTCCAACAAACTCACCCTGGACAAGGTGGATGTGAAGGGCAAGCGCGTCGTCATGAG gGTTGACTTCAATGTTCCAATGAAGGATCACAAAATAACCAATAATCAGAG AATCAAGGCAGCTGTTCCTACCATCAAGCACTGCTTGGACCATGGGGCCAAGTCTGTGGTTCTCATGAGTCACCTGGGCCGCCCGGATGGTGTCCCCATGCCTGACAAGTTCTCCTTGGCCCCAGTAGCTGTGGAGCTGAAGGCACTCCTGGGCAG GGAGGTCTTGTTCCTGAAGGATTGTGTTGGTGCTGAGGTGGAGAATGCCTGTGCCaatcctgctgctggctctgtcaTCCTGCTGGAGAACCTCCGATTCCATGttgaagaggaaggaaaaggcaaagaTGCTTCAGGGAACAAG ATCAAGGCTGAGCCTGCAAAGGTGGAGGCTTTCAGGGCCTCTCTTTCCAAACTGGGAGATGTCTATATCAATGATGCTTTTGGCACTGCGCACCGAGCTCACAG CTCCATGGTAGGTGTCAATCTGCCTCAGAAGGCTGCTGGCTTCTTGATGAAGAAAGAACTGGATTATTTTGCCAAGGCCCTAGAGAGTCCAGAGAGACCCTTCTTGGCAATTCTTGGAGG AGCCAAAGTTCAGGATAAGATCCAGCTTATCAATAACATGCTGGATAAGGTCAATGAGATGATCATTGGTGGTGGGATGGCATTCACCTTCCTCAAAGTGCTCAACAATATGGAG ATTGGCAACTCTCTGTTTGATGAAGAGGGATCAAAGATTGTCAAGGACCTGATGGCCAAGGCAGAGAAGAATGGTGTGAAGATCACTCTGCCTGTTGACTTCGTCACTGCTGACAAATTTGATGAGAATGCACAGACTGGGGAGGCCACAGTAGCTTCAGGCATTCCTGCTGGCTGGATG GGCCTGGACTGCGGCCCTGAGAGCGTGAAGAAGTTTGTTGAAGTTGTGGGAAGGGCCAAGCAAATTGTGTGGAACGGTCCAGTTGGGGTTTTTGAGTGGGACAAGTTTTCCAAAGGAACCAAAGCCCTGATGGACAAAGTGGTAGAAGTAACTGGAAAAGGCTGCATCACCATTATTG GTGGTGGAGATACAGCTACTTGCTGTGCTAAGTGGAACACTGAGGATAAAGTCAGCCATGTCAGCACAGGAGGTGgtgccagcctggagctgctagAGG GTAAGGTTCTCCCTGGTGTGGATGCCTTGAGCAATGTGTAG